A section of the Streptomyces sp. NBC_00178 genome encodes:
- a CDS encoding class F sortase, with product MTLSVTFSLVTGVVWACSDSPEDASSVTAARGSDAAGGGAPPFRRAPHKPQEKVPASHAPLVHSRPLKVAIPAIFIEAPVTGLALDAKGRLGAPPLSRPKLVGWFRKGPSPGESGTALLVGHRDTATGPAIFLNLNVLRRGDTVKVTRADRRTAVFTVDKVKTYTKDKFPDEQVYGPTGRPELRLLTCGGRFDKKSGYSANVVVFAHLTSLTKKAA from the coding sequence ATGACCCTGAGTGTGACCTTCTCGCTGGTGACCGGCGTCGTGTGGGCGTGTTCCGACTCGCCCGAGGACGCCTCGTCGGTCACCGCCGCCCGCGGCAGCGACGCCGCGGGCGGCGGGGCGCCGCCTTTCCGGAGGGCACCGCACAAACCTCAGGAGAAGGTGCCCGCCTCGCACGCCCCACTGGTGCACTCGCGTCCACTGAAGGTCGCCATCCCCGCCATCTTCATCGAGGCGCCGGTCACCGGCCTGGCGCTGGACGCGAAGGGCCGGCTCGGCGCACCGCCCCTGAGCAGACCCAAACTGGTGGGGTGGTTCCGGAAGGGACCGTCACCCGGGGAGTCGGGGACGGCACTGCTCGTCGGCCACCGCGACACGGCGACGGGGCCCGCCATCTTCCTCAACCTCAACGTCCTGCGCCGCGGCGACACGGTGAAGGTCACCCGGGCGGACCGGCGGACCGCGGTCTTCACCGTCGACAAGGTGAAGACGTACACGAAGGACAAGTTCCCGGACGAGCAGGTGTACGGGCCGACCGGCCGTCCGGAGCTCAGACTTCTGACCTGCGGCGGACGCTTCGACAAGAAGAGCGGCTACTCGGCCAACGTCGTCGTCTTCGCCCATCTCACCTCACTCACGAAGAAGGCGGCCTGA